In Flavobacterium praedii, the DNA window ACATATTGATGGTTCGTATCATTTTTTTACACCAGAGAATGTGATGGAAATTCAACGTACCATTGGGGCCGATATCATAATGGCTTTTGATGAATGTACGCCTTATCCTTGTGATTTTCGTTATGCCCAACGCTCCATGCACATGACACACCGTTGGTTGGATCGTTGTATCAATCACTTGGAGAAAGTGCCTGTGAAATATGGTTATGAGCAAACTTTTTTTCCAATTGTTCAAGGAAGTACGTATAAAGATTTAAGACGTCAATCGGCTGAATATATTGCCAATTCGAACCAACAAGGAAATGCGATAGGCGGACTTTCGGTAGGAGAACCAGCCGAAGAAATGTACGCCATGACCGAAGTAGTCTGTGAAATCCTTCCCGAAGATAAACCTCGTTATTTGATGGGAGTAGGAACTCCAATTAATATACTGGAAAATATCGCGCTTGGAATTGATATGTTCGATTGTGTGATGCCTACACGTAATGCCAGAAATGGAATGTTGTTTACGGCAAATGGTACGATTAATATCAAAAATAAAAAATGGGAAGCCGATTTTTCTCCAATTGATGAAATGGGGCATACTTTTGTAGATATAGAATAT includes these proteins:
- the tgt gene encoding tRNA guanosine(34) transglycosylase Tgt; amino-acid sequence: MKFDLLKTDPQSKARAGSITTDHGVIETPIFMPVGTVASVKGVHQRELKEEINPDIILGNTYHLYLRPQTEILEKAGGLHKFMNWDRNILTDSGGYQVYSLSANRKIKEEGVKFKSHIDGSYHFFTPENVMEIQRTIGADIIMAFDECTPYPCDFRYAQRSMHMTHRWLDRCINHLEKVPVKYGYEQTFFPIVQGSTYKDLRRQSAEYIANSNQQGNAIGGLSVGEPAEEMYAMTEVVCEILPEDKPRYLMGVGTPINILENIALGIDMFDCVMPTRNARNGMLFTANGTINIKNKKWEADFSPIDEMGHTFVDIEYTKAYLRHLFAANEYLGKQIATIHNLGFYMWLVREARKHILAGDFKPWKEMMVKNMSQRL